One window of Channa argus isolate prfri chromosome 4, Channa argus male v1.0, whole genome shotgun sequence genomic DNA carries:
- the LOC137125017 gene encoding transcription elongation factor A N-terminal and central domain-containing protein-like isoform X1 yields MDTKEIVHCTLQIEKSIVDRSYGNILTLLGDLDKSNVTAEQLETTDIVKVLYRLLKTCSDDTAKKTTKSLLSKWKRQYSKETRGVKCTESKEAELSDRVSLHHEAADVGASMQGDSHPAPAPTPDTTGEKVAAEQQASSFVAKSGLQTLTSTASSDVSSVRTKCVQLLRAALHPESPDQGRAGELAGYIEQHIHELHSSSQVKYKACVRSKVANLRNPKNGHLHQGLLSGSLSPETFARMSAEEMASTELRQLREQYTSQGVSERQLPRATDGTQTQMIRCKRCGGSDCRVTQVSRGALFLPAWVRQSGPDQDAMTFVTCSGCGQQWYHSAWVCL; encoded by the coding sequence ATGGATACTAAAGAAATAGTCCACTGCACCCTGCAGATAGAGAAATCCATTGTCGACAGAAGCTATGGGAACATCTTGACCCTCCTTGGTGACCTCGATAAGTCGAACGTCACGGCGGAGCAGCTGGAAACCACAGACATTGTCAAAGTTCTGTACCGGCTCCTGAAAACCTGCTCTGATGACACCGCAAAGAAGACCACCAAGAGCTTGCTGTCCAAGTGGAAGAGACAATACAGCAAAGAAACACGAGGAGTGAAATGCACAGAGTCCAAAGAGGCTGAGCTCTCTGACAGGGTTTCTCTGCATCATGAGGCTGCAGATGTAGGAGCTTCCATGCAGGGGGATTCCCACCCTGCTCCAGCACCAACACCTGACACTACGGGGGAAAAAGTTGCTGCAGAACAGCAGGCATCATCCTTCGTGGCCAAATCTGGCCTCCAGACTCTCACCTCCACTGCATCTTCTGATGTCTCATCTGTAAGAACTAAATGTGTTCAGCTCCTCCGTGCTGCCCTGCACCCTGAATCTCCTGACCAGGGCAGGGCTGGAGAGCTGGCTGGGTACATTGAGCAGCACATCCATGAGCTCCACAGCTCCAGTCAGGTCAAATACAAAGCCTGTGTGAGAAGCAAGGTGGCCAACTTGAGGAACCCTAAGAACGGTCACCTACATCAGGGCCTCCTGAGCGGCTCGCTGTCGCCTGAGACCTTCGCCCGGATGTCAGCAGAAGAGATGGCCAGCACCGAGCTCCGGCAGCTGAGGGAGCAGTACACCTCCCAGGGCGTGAGCGAGAGGCAGCTTCCTCGAGCGACAGACGGGACGCAAACGCAGATGATTCGCTGCAAACGATGCGGAGGTTCGGACTGTAGGGTGACGCAGGTGTCCAGGGGTGCCCTTTTCTTGCCTGCGTGGGTGAGGCAGAGCGGCCCGGACCAGGACGCGATGACTTTTGTGACCTGCAGCGGGTGTGGGCAGCAATGGTACCACAGCGCCTGGGTCTGCCTCTAA